A region of Piscinibacter gummiphilus DNA encodes the following proteins:
- a CDS encoding AraC family transcriptional regulator yields the protein MDTPPPPDLWPSIDPLGEALHALRMSGVFCCRSEATAPWGVAMPPMAGCAMFHVVTEGQCWIETPDAPARCLRPGDFVLVPHGHGHRLVSEPGGNADELFALPREFTSGRYEVLRFDGGGAACGLVCGAVKFEDPAARRLIALLPPTLWIEAGEAPWMQATLQHLAAEARQMRPGGEAVVTRLADILIIQAIRAWMAQDTTARTGWLGALQDRAIGAALAAIHRDPARDWTLVSLAATAAMSRSAFAARFTQLVGVPAMQYLAQWRMQVAHTRLAEHGGAIPEVAEGVGYQSEAAFSRAFKRHLGVAPGEVVRRARAAAQ from the coding sequence ATGGACACCCCACCGCCCCCCGACCTCTGGCCGTCGATCGATCCGCTCGGCGAGGCCCTGCATGCGCTGCGCATGAGCGGGGTGTTCTGCTGCCGGTCCGAGGCCACGGCGCCGTGGGGCGTCGCGATGCCGCCGATGGCCGGCTGCGCGATGTTCCATGTGGTGACCGAAGGGCAGTGCTGGATCGAGACGCCCGACGCACCGGCCCGCTGCCTGCGGCCCGGTGACTTCGTGCTGGTGCCGCACGGGCACGGCCACCGGCTCGTGAGCGAGCCGGGTGGGAATGCGGACGAGCTGTTCGCGCTGCCGCGCGAGTTCACGAGCGGCCGCTACGAGGTGCTGCGTTTCGACGGCGGCGGCGCGGCCTGCGGCCTCGTGTGCGGTGCCGTGAAGTTCGAGGACCCGGCCGCGCGCCGGCTGATCGCGCTGCTGCCGCCGACGCTGTGGATCGAGGCCGGCGAGGCGCCGTGGATGCAGGCGACGCTGCAGCACCTGGCCGCCGAGGCGCGGCAGATGCGGCCGGGGGGCGAGGCGGTGGTCACGCGGCTCGCCGACATCCTGATCATCCAGGCGATCCGCGCGTGGATGGCGCAAGACACCACGGCGCGCACCGGCTGGCTCGGCGCGCTGCAGGACCGCGCGATCGGCGCGGCGCTCGCGGCCATCCACCGCGACCCTGCGCGCGACTGGACGCTGGTGTCGCTCGCCGCCACCGCCGCGATGTCGCGCTCGGCTTTCGCCGCGCGGTTCACGCAGCTGGTGGGCGTGCCGGCGATGCAGTACCTGGCGCAGTGGCGCATGCAGGTGGCGCACACGCGGCTCGCCGAACACGGCGGCGCCATCCCGGAGGTGGCCGAGGGTGTGGGCTACCAATCGGAGGCGGCGTTCAGCCGCGCGTTCAAGCGCCACCTGGGCGTGGCGCCCGGCGAGGTGGTGCGGCGGGCCCGCGCCGCCGCTCAGTAG
- a CDS encoding ABC transporter permease — protein MTEEMAAVFVGSTLRLAAPLLLSATGELVSERAGVLNMSVEGMMLTGAFAGAVGSWATGSPGLGLLIGLAAVMPVALLQAWLSITLRANQIVTGIGINILALGATTLAYREIFGGRSRETIPGLEKWAPPFLGDIPVFGEAVFRQAWLLYVAVVVILAAAWVMRYTALGLAIHSAGVAPRALDKAGLSVNAVRYGAVLFCGFTSALAGCFLSIGDIHTFTEGMTSGAGYLAIAAVIFGNWKFGRTAGACLLFGAATALQFQLPAMGIEVPGALLIMLPYLLALLAVGGLVGRQTSPAALTQAYVR, from the coding sequence ATGACGGAAGAAATGGCCGCCGTGTTCGTCGGCTCCACGCTGCGCCTGGCCGCCCCGCTGCTGCTGTCGGCCACCGGCGAACTCGTCAGCGAACGCGCGGGCGTGCTCAACATGAGCGTCGAGGGGATGATGCTGACGGGCGCGTTCGCGGGCGCCGTGGGCTCGTGGGCCACCGGCTCGCCGGGCCTCGGGCTGCTGATCGGCCTCGCGGCCGTGATGCCGGTGGCGCTGCTGCAGGCGTGGCTCAGCATCACGCTGCGCGCGAACCAGATCGTCACGGGCATCGGCATCAACATCCTCGCGCTCGGCGCCACCACGCTCGCGTACCGCGAGATCTTCGGTGGCCGCTCGCGCGAGACCATCCCCGGCCTCGAGAAGTGGGCGCCGCCCTTCCTCGGCGACATCCCCGTCTTCGGCGAGGCGGTGTTCCGCCAGGCCTGGCTGCTGTACGTGGCGGTGGTGGTGATCCTCGCGGCCGCCTGGGTCATGCGCTACACGGCGCTCGGCCTCGCGATCCATTCGGCGGGCGTCGCGCCGCGCGCGCTCGACAAGGCGGGCCTCTCCGTCAACGCGGTGCGCTACGGCGCGGTGCTGTTCTGCGGCTTCACGTCGGCGCTGGCCGGGTGTTTCCTCTCCATCGGCGACATCCACACCTTCACCGAAGGCATGACCAGCGGCGCGGGCTACCTCGCCATCGCGGCCGTGATCTTCGGCAACTGGAAGTTCGGCCGCACGGCCGGCGCCTGCCTGCTGTTCGGCGCGGCCACCGCGCTGCAGTTCCAGCTGCCCGCGATGGGCATCGAGGTGCCGGGGGCGCTGCTGATCATGCTGCCGTACCTGCTGGCCCTGCTGGCGGTGGGTGGGCTCGTGGGGCGGCAGACGTCGCCGGCGGCGTTGACGCAAGCCTACGTGCGCTGA
- a CDS encoding NAD(P)-dependent oxidoreductase has translation MTTVFVSHPQDKFEHYFGQRALSALRDVADVRLNETPHELPLPALVDALDGCDALIAYRGTPGPETLFAQCPRLAAFLRCAIDIRTVDVPAAGRHGVLVTQASAGFVAAVAEWVIAAMIDLGRGISRYAAAYHAGWPLAPFMGRQLRGATVGVVGYGQIGKAVCDLAQACGMTVLVTTPEPVAAHGSRRQVALPELLQDSDYVVCLAPAKPETHHLFNADTFAAMRPGSFFINAARGELVDEAALLQALDGPLGGAALDVGMAPDQMPSLRLASHPKVVATPHIGGLTPPAVEHQSMETVTQLTALLRGEIPTGAVNAPDARRLRQWPAFADTADSTAG, from the coding sequence ATGACCACGGTTTTCGTCAGCCATCCCCAGGACAAGTTCGAGCACTACTTCGGACAACGCGCACTGTCGGCGCTGCGCGACGTGGCGGACGTCCGCCTCAACGAGACGCCGCACGAACTCCCCCTCCCCGCGCTGGTCGACGCCCTCGACGGCTGCGACGCGCTGATCGCGTACCGCGGCACGCCCGGACCCGAGACGCTGTTCGCGCAGTGCCCGCGGCTGGCCGCCTTCCTGCGCTGTGCCATCGACATCCGCACCGTGGACGTGCCGGCCGCCGGCCGCCACGGCGTGCTGGTCACGCAGGCGAGCGCCGGCTTCGTCGCCGCGGTGGCCGAATGGGTGATCGCCGCGATGATCGACCTCGGGCGCGGCATCAGCCGCTACGCCGCGGCGTACCACGCCGGCTGGCCGCTGGCCCCGTTCATGGGCCGGCAGCTCCGCGGGGCCACGGTCGGCGTGGTCGGCTACGGGCAGATCGGCAAGGCCGTGTGCGACCTCGCCCAGGCCTGCGGCATGACGGTGCTCGTCACCACGCCCGAGCCGGTGGCCGCCCACGGCTCGCGGCGCCAGGTCGCGCTGCCCGAGCTGCTGCAGGACAGCGACTACGTCGTGTGCCTCGCCCCGGCCAAGCCCGAGACCCACCACCTGTTCAACGCCGACACCTTCGCCGCGATGCGCCCCGGCAGCTTCTTCATCAACGCGGCTCGCGGCGAACTCGTCGACGAGGCCGCGTTGCTGCAGGCGCTGGACGGCCCCCTCGGCGGCGCCGCGCTCGACGTGGGCATGGCCCCCGACCAGATGCCGAGCCTGCGGCTCGCCTCGCACCCCAAGGTGGTCGCCACGCCCCACATCGGCGGCCTCACCCCGCCGGCCGTCGAACACCAGTCGATGGAAACCGTGACCCAGCTCACCGCGCTGCTGCGCGGCGAGATCCCCACCGGCGCCGTCAACGCACCGGACGCGCGCCGCCTGCGCCAGTGGCCGGCCTTCGCCGACACCGCGGACAGCACCGCGGGCTGA
- a CDS encoding ABC transporter permease: MTSPWRSALARPAVWISLAAVLGALAFGLLLVALMGVPVGDAIEAFAEGAWGSPYAVAASLNRSLAFALVGLGFVLAQRANLTNVGGEGQIAVGGIVATAVALYGGAKELPAGLAFVLPALAAALAGGLWGAIAGVLKAKVGTNEVISTLMLSFIAVWMVYGSVQSEQLLRQPVSNATTLPESLEIPDPTKIPLLTGDFSMPLHWGLPVGIVLAIVVAVVLNRTVLGLRLRAVGLNPLAARRAGMPMVSSVVGVLFAAGALGGLAGAFMLQGEQYSLKTGFSSSYGFDGLVVGLLARGSVTGVVAGSLLFGFLRSGGINMEMSANVPTALVVVIQGLIIVTLAGAAHRLDKKETPR, encoded by the coding sequence ATGACTTCGCCCTGGCGGTCGGCCCTTGCGCGGCCCGCCGTCTGGATCTCCCTCGCCGCCGTGCTGGGCGCCCTCGCCTTCGGCCTGCTGCTGGTCGCGCTGATGGGCGTGCCGGTGGGCGACGCCATCGAAGCGTTCGCCGAAGGCGCCTGGGGCTCGCCGTACGCGGTGGCGGCCTCGCTGAACCGCAGCCTCGCGTTCGCGCTCGTGGGCCTCGGCTTCGTGCTCGCGCAACGTGCCAACCTCACCAACGTCGGCGGCGAAGGCCAGATCGCCGTCGGCGGCATCGTCGCCACCGCCGTCGCGCTGTACGGCGGCGCGAAGGAGCTGCCTGCCGGCCTCGCCTTCGTGCTGCCCGCGCTGGCCGCCGCCCTCGCGGGCGGGCTGTGGGGCGCCATCGCCGGCGTGCTGAAGGCCAAGGTGGGCACGAACGAGGTCATCAGCACGCTGATGCTGTCGTTCATCGCCGTGTGGATGGTGTACGGCAGCGTGCAGAGCGAACAGCTGCTGCGCCAGCCGGTCAGCAACGCCACCACGTTGCCCGAATCGCTCGAGATTCCCGACCCGACGAAGATCCCGCTGCTCACCGGCGACTTCTCGATGCCGCTGCACTGGGGCCTGCCGGTGGGCATCGTGCTCGCGATCGTCGTGGCCGTGGTGCTGAACCGCACCGTGCTCGGGCTGCGCCTGCGCGCGGTGGGCCTGAACCCGCTGGCCGCTCGCCGGGCCGGCATGCCGATGGTGTCGTCGGTGGTGGGTGTGCTGTTCGCCGCGGGCGCCCTCGGCGGCCTCGCGGGCGCCTTCATGCTGCAGGGGGAGCAGTACTCGCTCAAGACCGGCTTCTCGTCGAGCTACGGGTTCGACGGCCTCGTCGTGGGCCTGCTCGCGCGCGGATCGGTCACCGGTGTGGTCGCGGGCTCGCTGCTGTTCGGCTTCCTGCGCTCGGGCGGCATCAACATGGAGATGTCGGCCAACGTGCCCACCGCCCTCGTCGTCGTGATCCAGGGTTTGATCATCGTGACACTCGCCGGTGCGGCGCACCGCCTCGACAAGAAGGAGACTCCGCGATGA
- a CDS encoding TRAP transporter large permease, which produces MSAVAAAAPPLGFRSDTTAGTWLSRLTHTTEVLSGIVLAVDVVVVFLSVVFRYFLHDPVDWAEEIARALMIVLVFFGAATVLARSQHVGVDIFRDKLPASWQPAMVQVGHWIIAGVSASLCLSSVLLLVDTWEQTTSIGLPQWLYVFPVVFGSAFMTLFGIANACNGPRRLVVNTLVGCAIVAVLVFGWNRVMPDHAIPHGLLLGVAFVGGLVLGVPIGFVLAFSALLYFLSDPTLPMLVYSQQVMAGADHFVLLAIPFFVLAGLLMEANGMSSRLIELLLRIFGRVRGGLGIISITATAFFSGVSGSKLADIAAVGGIVMPAVRRTKQDPNEAAGLLACTAVMAETIPPCINMIIMGFVANISIAGLFMAGLVPAAVLALSLAVIAVIVGKKINPDDAFEKRTPLLPLIGGALVAFIMVGMIGKGVTSGVATSTEVSAFAVVYALLVGGAAFRELTLRSVSRLFVKSASMAGSILFIVAAASSVSFALTIEQIPQMVSSTMIAFANDYGSIMFLLLSVGIMIIFGAVLEGAPALIIFGPLLTPIAQQLGIHPLHFGTVMVIAMGLGLFAPPIGLGLFATCAITGTTVKDVTRPMMKYLAVLLVTLIVLVLVPSFSLWLPNRLGL; this is translated from the coding sequence GTGAGCGCTGTGGCCGCGGCAGCCCCGCCGCTGGGCTTTCGCTCGGACACCACGGCGGGCACCTGGCTCAGCCGCCTGACCCACACGACGGAGGTGTTGTCCGGCATCGTCCTCGCGGTGGACGTGGTGGTGGTGTTCCTGTCGGTGGTGTTCCGCTACTTCCTGCACGACCCGGTGGACTGGGCCGAGGAGATCGCCCGCGCGCTGATGATCGTGCTGGTGTTCTTCGGCGCCGCCACGGTGCTCGCGCGCAGCCAGCACGTGGGCGTCGACATCTTCCGCGACAAGCTGCCGGCGAGCTGGCAGCCGGCCATGGTGCAGGTGGGCCACTGGATCATCGCGGGCGTGTCGGCCAGCCTGTGCCTGTCGTCGGTGCTCCTGCTCGTCGACACCTGGGAGCAGACCACGTCCATCGGCCTGCCCCAGTGGCTCTACGTGTTCCCGGTGGTGTTCGGCAGCGCGTTCATGACCCTGTTCGGCATCGCCAACGCCTGCAACGGCCCGCGCCGCCTCGTCGTCAACACGCTCGTGGGCTGCGCCATCGTGGCCGTGCTCGTGTTCGGCTGGAACCGCGTGATGCCGGACCATGCGATCCCGCACGGCCTGCTGCTGGGGGTCGCCTTCGTCGGCGGCCTGGTGCTCGGCGTGCCCATCGGCTTCGTGCTGGCATTCTCCGCCCTGCTCTACTTCCTGTCCGACCCCACGCTGCCGATGCTCGTGTACTCGCAGCAGGTGATGGCGGGCGCGGACCACTTCGTGCTGCTGGCCATTCCCTTCTTCGTGCTGGCCGGCCTGCTGATGGAGGCCAACGGGATGTCGTCGCGGCTGATCGAGCTGCTGCTGCGCATCTTCGGCCGCGTGCGCGGGGGCCTCGGCATCATCTCGATCACCGCCACGGCCTTCTTCTCGGGCGTGTCGGGCTCCAAGCTCGCCGACATCGCCGCGGTGGGCGGCATCGTGATGCCGGCCGTGCGCCGCACGAAGCAGGACCCCAACGAGGCCGCCGGCCTGCTCGCGTGCACGGCCGTGATGGCCGAGACGATCCCGCCCTGCATCAACATGATCATCATGGGCTTCGTCGCCAACATCTCCATCGCGGGGCTGTTCATGGCGGGGCTCGTGCCCGCGGCGGTGCTCGCGCTGTCGCTGGCCGTCATCGCGGTCATCGTGGGCAAGAAGATCAACCCCGACGATGCCTTCGAGAAGCGCACGCCGCTGCTGCCGCTGATCGGCGGCGCGCTCGTGGCGTTCATCATGGTGGGCATGATCGGCAAGGGCGTGACGTCCGGCGTCGCCACCTCCACCGAGGTGTCGGCCTTCGCCGTGGTCTACGCGCTGCTGGTGGGCGGCGCCGCCTTCCGCGAGCTGACGCTGCGTTCGGTGTCGCGCCTGTTCGTGAAGTCGGCGTCGATGGCGGGCAGCATCCTGTTCATCGTGGCGGCCGCGTCCAGCGTGTCGTTCGCGCTGACCATCGAGCAGATCCCCCAGATGGTGTCGAGCACGATGATCGCGTTCGCGAACGACTACGGCAGCATCATGTTCCTGCTGCTGTCGGTGGGCATCATGATCATCTTCGGCGCGGTGCTGGAAGGTGCGCCGGCACTGATCATCTTCGGGCCGCTGCTCACCCCCATCGCGCAGCAGCTGGGCATCCACCCGCTCCACTTCGGCACGGTGATGGTGATCGCGATGGGCCTCGGCCTGTTCGCCCCGCCGATCGGCCTCGGCCTCTTCGCCACCTGCGCCATCACGGGCACCACGGTGAAGGACGTGACCCGACCTATGATGAAGTACCTGGCTGTTCTGCTCGTCACCTTGATCGTGCTCGTCCTGGTGCCGTCGTTCTCGCTGTGGCTGCCGAACCGGCTCGGCCTGTAG
- a CDS encoding NAD(P)-dependent oxidoreductase yields the protein MNVLVIGATGGSGRAALESLLAAGHHVTAFARGASRLRGPSPHLRCVDGDATNPADIDRVVPGHDAVVVTLGIHENALTVRLRGPRATPMDVRSAGTRHVIDAMRRHGVRRLVVQSSYGVGETRDRLPFVERLVFRLLLAPQIADTERQEALVRDSGLDWVLVQPVNLTDALVDSPAHASADGDTHGMKVARRQVGRFLAGAVTGPAWLHRAVALSA from the coding sequence ATGAACGTTCTGGTCATCGGCGCCACCGGCGGCTCCGGCCGCGCGGCCCTCGAATCCCTGCTCGCCGCGGGTCACCACGTCACCGCCTTCGCCCGCGGCGCCTCGCGCCTGCGGGGCCCGTCGCCGCACCTGCGCTGCGTGGACGGCGACGCCACCAACCCCGCCGACATCGACCGCGTGGTGCCCGGCCACGACGCCGTGGTGGTCACGCTCGGCATCCACGAGAACGCACTGACCGTGCGGTTGCGCGGCCCGCGCGCGACGCCGATGGACGTGCGCTCCGCCGGCACGCGCCACGTCATCGACGCGATGCGCCGCCACGGCGTGCGCCGCCTCGTCGTGCAATCGAGCTACGGCGTGGGCGAGACCCGCGACCGCCTGCCCTTCGTCGAGCGCCTGGTGTTCCGCCTGCTGCTCGCGCCGCAGATCGCCGACACCGAACGCCAGGAGGCCCTGGTGCGCGACAGCGGCCTCGACTGGGTGCTGGTGCAGCCCGTCAACCTGACCGACGCGCTGGTGGACAGCCCGGCCCACGCCTCGGCCGACGGCGACACGCACGGCATGAAGGTGGCACGGCGCCAGGTGGGCCGGTTCCTCGCGGGCGCCGTCACCGGGCCGGCGTGGCTGCACCGCGCGGTCGCGCTGTCGGCGTGA
- a CDS encoding amidohydrolase family protein, whose protein sequence is MSPLAFDGACDTHVHIYEPGFALAPTATFVPPAAPTSAYRTVQQALGLQRAVIVQPTGYGFDNRCTLSAVAQLGDGARAVVVVPPDVDDAELQRLHDAGARGIRFMMLSGGLLPWSALEPLAERIAPMGWHIDLQIDGRDFPKHEARLRRLPGKLIVDHIGKFLGPTTPDDEAFLSLRRVLDEGRCWIKVAAPYETSKKGPPGYEDIVPLADALVRHHASRCVWASNWPHPNVNPTPDSRALLGWAEARFGDHARRILVDNPAELYGY, encoded by the coding sequence ATGTCTCCTCTCGCGTTCGACGGCGCCTGCGACACCCACGTCCACATCTACGAGCCCGGCTTCGCGCTCGCGCCCACCGCCACCTTCGTCCCGCCCGCCGCGCCCACCTCGGCGTACCGCACCGTCCAGCAGGCGCTGGGCCTGCAACGCGCCGTCATCGTGCAGCCCACCGGCTACGGCTTCGACAACCGCTGCACGCTCTCGGCCGTGGCGCAGCTCGGCGACGGCGCGCGCGCGGTCGTCGTGGTGCCACCCGACGTGGACGACGCGGAGCTCCAGCGCCTGCACGATGCCGGCGCGCGCGGCATCCGCTTCATGATGCTGTCGGGCGGCCTGCTGCCGTGGAGCGCGCTGGAGCCGCTCGCCGAACGCATCGCCCCGATGGGCTGGCACATCGACCTGCAGATCGATGGCCGGGACTTCCCGAAACACGAGGCGCGGCTGCGCCGCCTGCCGGGCAAGCTGATCGTCGACCACATCGGCAAGTTCCTCGGCCCCACCACGCCCGATGACGAAGCCTTCCTGTCGCTGCGCCGCGTGCTCGACGAAGGCCGCTGCTGGATCAAGGTGGCCGCGCCGTACGAGACCTCGAAGAAGGGCCCGCCGGGCTACGAGGACATCGTGCCGCTCGCCGACGCCCTCGTGCGCCACCACGCGTCGCGCTGCGTGTGGGCCAGCAACTGGCCGCACCCGAACGTGAACCCGACACCCGACAGCCGCGCACTGCTGGGCTGGGCCGAGGCGCGCTTCGGCGACCACGCCCGCCGCATCCTCGTCGACAACCCCGCCGAGCTGTACGGCTACTGA
- a CDS encoding LacI family DNA-binding transcriptional regulator has translation MTTIQDVARHADVSTSTVSNVLNGRADRMRPETRQRVEAAIEALQFRPSKLAQQLKTGHTPLLGLLVPSMSNPMYGFIAREVETFAQDRFGLRLLIGSTYRDAAKEAAFFEDMLSHGVRRVIVISSLADERHLERAVERGMSVMSYDRRATLGQKTGVGHVTPDNFEAARLAADHLIAHGHQRLAFVTVSGMTMSRSDKIAGFRAAAEAAGLSKSAAVLDGGTLDEYGDSVIAEVGRATGLQLAADPKRPTGIVALNDLMALGLMAGLREGGLRVPQDVSVVGIDGLFLAALSNPGLTHVQMPIREMAHAMVEAVATDGAAPREQLFSQVRLVERESVAPPPGPKKSPSKARP, from the coding sequence GTGACCACCATCCAGGACGTCGCACGCCACGCGGACGTGTCGACCAGCACCGTCTCCAACGTGCTCAACGGCCGCGCCGACCGCATGCGCCCCGAGACCCGCCAGCGGGTCGAGGCGGCCATCGAGGCGCTGCAGTTCCGGCCCAGCAAGCTGGCCCAGCAGCTCAAGACGGGGCACACCCCGCTCCTCGGCCTGCTGGTGCCGTCGATGTCCAACCCGATGTACGGGTTCATCGCCCGCGAGGTGGAAACCTTCGCGCAGGACCGCTTCGGGCTGCGGCTGCTGATCGGCAGCACGTACCGGGACGCCGCGAAGGAGGCCGCGTTCTTCGAGGACATGCTGTCGCACGGCGTGCGCCGCGTGATCGTGATCTCCTCGCTCGCGGACGAGCGCCACCTCGAGCGCGCGGTGGAACGCGGCATGTCGGTCATGAGCTACGACCGGCGCGCCACGCTGGGACAGAAGACCGGCGTGGGACACGTGACGCCGGACAACTTCGAGGCGGCACGGCTCGCCGCCGACCACCTGATCGCGCACGGCCACCAGCGGCTCGCGTTCGTCACGGTGTCGGGCATGACCATGAGCCGCAGCGACAAGATCGCGGGCTTCCGCGCCGCGGCCGAGGCCGCCGGCCTGTCGAAGAGCGCCGCGGTGCTCGACGGCGGCACGCTCGACGAGTACGGCGACTCGGTGATCGCCGAGGTGGGCCGGGCCACCGGCCTGCAGCTGGCCGCGGACCCGAAGCGGCCCACCGGCATCGTCGCGCTGAACGACCTGATGGCGCTCGGCCTGATGGCCGGGCTGCGCGAGGGTGGCCTCCGCGTGCCACAGGACGTGTCGGTGGTCGGCATCGACGGCCTGTTCCTCGCGGCGCTCTCGAACCCGGGCCTCACGCACGTGCAGATGCCGATCCGCGAGATGGCCCACGCGATGGTCGAGGCCGTCGCCACCGACGGCGCGGCCCCGCGCGAGCAACTGTTCAGCCAGGTGCGCCTGGTGGAGCGCGAGTCCGTCGCGCCCCCGCCCGGCCCCAAGAAATCTCCCAGCAAAGCCAGACCATGA
- a CDS encoding TRAP transporter substrate-binding protein, translated as MTSRRSFLQAASVTTVAAATGAPLIARAQAPISLRFSSSMLADENAAHYVWYRSFETALKASTGDRFKIDYFPNNQLGKEADVVQQVKVGSIDMMVTGSSIFATVAPEIGMLDLGYLFDSYAHAGRALDGAAGKQLDEILNKRSGCSVLTWASHFGARSVYTKAPVKSLADVKGVKLRVLPTPAFIETFKVMGAIPTPIPFGELYMAAQTGVVDGFEHDAATVLASKLNEVVKSCWVTEHLFSPMVVVIGKRGMSKIPADLKPAFMKAVADATTQQRAIANQKSAAAVDELKAKGMTFFPMAAAERASVRAEMQKSLWSGFAKQYPATAPLFTAIDAARGQA; from the coding sequence ATGACTTCCCGCAGAAGCTTTCTTCAGGCCGCCTCCGTGACCACCGTGGCCGCCGCCACCGGCGCCCCGCTCATCGCCCGCGCCCAGGCCCCCATCTCGCTGCGCTTCTCGTCGTCGATGCTCGCCGACGAAAACGCCGCGCACTACGTCTGGTACCGCAGCTTCGAGACCGCGCTGAAGGCCAGCACCGGCGACCGCTTCAAGATCGACTACTTCCCGAACAACCAGCTCGGCAAGGAAGCCGACGTGGTGCAGCAGGTGAAGGTGGGCTCCATCGACATGATGGTCACCGGCTCGTCGATCTTCGCGACCGTGGCCCCCGAGATCGGCATGCTGGACCTCGGCTACCTGTTCGACAGCTACGCCCACGCGGGCCGTGCCCTCGACGGAGCGGCGGGCAAGCAGCTCGACGAGATCCTCAACAAGCGCTCGGGCTGCTCCGTGCTGACCTGGGCCTCGCACTTCGGCGCCCGCAGCGTCTACACGAAGGCGCCGGTGAAGTCGCTGGCCGACGTGAAGGGCGTGAAGCTGCGCGTGCTGCCCACGCCCGCCTTCATCGAGACCTTCAAGGTGATGGGCGCCATCCCCACGCCCATCCCGTTCGGCGAGCTGTACATGGCGGCGCAGACCGGCGTGGTCGACGGCTTCGAGCACGACGCGGCCACGGTGCTGGCCAGCAAGCTCAACGAGGTCGTGAAGTCGTGCTGGGTCACCGAACACCTCTTCAGCCCGATGGTGGTGGTGATCGGCAAGCGTGGCATGAGCAAGATCCCCGCGGACCTGAAACCCGCCTTCATGAAGGCCGTGGCCGACGCCACCACGCAGCAGCGTGCCATCGCCAACCAGAAGAGCGCGGCCGCCGTCGACGAGCTGAAGGCCAAGGGCATGACGTTCTTCCCGATGGCCGCCGCCGAACGCGCGTCGGTGCGCGCCGAGATGCAGAAGTCGCTGTGGTCCGGCTTCGCGAAGCAGTACCCGGCGACCGCCCCGCTCTTCACCGCGATCGACGCGGCCCGGGGGCAGGCGTGA